A stretch of Myxococcus hansupus DNA encodes these proteins:
- a CDS encoding nucleotidyltransferase family protein — protein MKAMVLCAGLGTRLRPLTERWPKPALPLLGQPLLRYHLAVLKAAGVTAVGINTHHLPDTMASVARAECARAGLPLHVVHEPVIQGTGGGIRGLRDFLSGDDFLVFNGDILYPVDLRPVVAMHRASGALATMVLQPMPVGETYAAVELDAAGHVRRIAGHGPGGEGLSPWHFTGVHVMSPRVFDFMSPEGEEDINRGVYVRAMAAGQTVRGARVDGYWSDLGTPSRYLATVQDVLAGRVRLEWLGADSPLAGTTRGAEGTWAQPSARVDGTVRGPAYLGQGASVAAGSAVGPGVSLEVGARVDAGATLERATVFEDTVVSSKEALSEVLAWGAHRIAAPLNGR, from the coding sequence ATGAAGGCCATGGTCCTCTGCGCGGGCCTGGGCACGCGCCTGCGTCCGCTCACCGAGCGCTGGCCCAAGCCGGCGCTGCCGCTCCTGGGGCAGCCGCTGCTTCGCTACCACCTGGCGGTGCTGAAGGCGGCGGGCGTGACGGCGGTGGGCATCAACACCCACCACCTGCCGGACACCATGGCCTCGGTGGCCCGCGCCGAGTGCGCTCGCGCGGGGCTGCCGCTTCACGTGGTGCACGAGCCCGTCATCCAGGGCACGGGCGGCGGCATCCGCGGCCTGCGTGACTTCCTGTCGGGCGACGACTTCCTCGTGTTCAACGGGGACATCCTCTACCCGGTGGACCTGCGGCCGGTGGTGGCCATGCACCGGGCCTCCGGGGCGCTGGCCACCATGGTGCTTCAGCCCATGCCGGTGGGGGAGACCTACGCGGCGGTGGAGCTGGACGCGGCGGGGCACGTGCGGCGCATCGCGGGCCATGGCCCCGGCGGCGAGGGTCTGTCCCCGTGGCACTTCACCGGCGTGCACGTGATGTCGCCGCGCGTCTTCGACTTCATGTCGCCGGAGGGCGAGGAGGACATCAACCGCGGCGTCTACGTGCGCGCCATGGCGGCGGGGCAGACGGTGCGGGGGGCGCGGGTGGACGGGTACTGGTCCGACCTGGGCACGCCGTCGCGTTACCTGGCCACCGTGCAGGACGTGCTCGCGGGGCGTGTGCGGCTGGAGTGGCTGGGCGCGGACTCACCGCTGGCGGGCACCACCCGCGGCGCGGAGGGGACGTGGGCCCAGCCTTCGGCCCGTGTGGACGGGACGGTGCGAGGCCCGGCGTACCTGGGGCAGGGGGCTTCGGTGGCCGCGGGTTCGGCCGTGGGCCCCGGTGTGTCGCTGGAGGTGGGGGCCCGGGTGGACGCGGGGGCCACGCTGGAGCGGGCCACCGTCTTCGAGGACACCGTGGTGTCCTCGAAGGAGGCCCTCTCCGAGGTGCTCGCCTGGGGCGCGCACCGGATTGCCGCGCCGCTGAACGGACGCTGA
- a CDS encoding aminoglycoside phosphotransferase family protein, with protein MELEAALRDQVGQAIGRPVAHAAITKLKGEASSRSYYRVGAPPESWVVMVMPPDSTKKSDEATKGEPPKELPFINVHRYLEKLNVRVPRILRYDEPAGMMVIEDLSDITFESALEGGKHHEALYTRAVDLLARLRAAAEKAEDPDCLAFTRAFDEDLYDWELHHFREWGLEAWSGKQPTAEERAELDATFRDIAKQLAAAPRGFTHRDYQSRNIMVKEGELVVIDFQDALQGPRQYDLVALLRDSYVELDRDFVDAMLDRYIATFEEVSGERIDAASFKAFFDLLTIQRKLKDAGRFEFIHRVKGNPGFLVSIPASLRYVREGFARRPELRKLQDLVAKYVPELAA; from the coding sequence ATGGAACTCGAGGCCGCCCTGCGCGACCAGGTGGGACAGGCCATTGGCCGTCCCGTTGCCCACGCCGCCATCACGAAGCTGAAGGGCGAGGCGAGCAGCCGCTCGTACTACCGCGTTGGCGCACCGCCCGAAAGCTGGGTGGTGATGGTGATGCCGCCTGACTCGACGAAGAAGAGCGACGAGGCCACCAAGGGGGAGCCGCCCAAGGAGCTGCCCTTCATCAACGTGCACCGCTACCTGGAGAAGTTGAACGTGCGCGTGCCCCGCATCCTCCGCTACGACGAGCCGGCGGGGATGATGGTGATTGAAGATTTGAGTGACATCACCTTCGAGTCCGCGCTGGAGGGCGGCAAGCACCACGAGGCGCTCTACACGCGCGCGGTGGACCTGCTCGCGAGGCTGCGCGCCGCGGCGGAGAAGGCGGAGGACCCGGACTGCCTGGCCTTCACCCGCGCCTTCGACGAGGACCTCTACGACTGGGAGCTGCACCACTTCCGCGAGTGGGGCCTGGAGGCGTGGAGCGGCAAGCAGCCCACGGCCGAGGAGCGCGCGGAGCTGGACGCGACCTTCCGCGACATCGCGAAGCAGTTGGCCGCGGCGCCCCGGGGCTTCACGCACCGCGACTACCAGAGCCGCAACATCATGGTGAAGGAGGGCGAACTGGTCGTCATCGACTTCCAGGACGCGCTCCAGGGCCCGCGCCAGTACGACCTGGTGGCGCTGCTGCGCGACAGCTACGTGGAGCTGGACCGCGACTTCGTGGACGCGATGTTGGACCGCTACATCGCCACCTTCGAGGAGGTGAGCGGCGAGCGCATCGACGCGGCGTCGTTCAAGGCCTTCTTCGACCTGCTCACCATCCAGCGCAAGCTGAAGGACGCGGGCCGCTTCGAGTTCATCCACCGCGTGAAGGGCAACCCGGGCTTCCTGGTGTCCATCCCCGCGTCGCTGCGCTACGTGCGCGAAGGCTTCGCGCGGCGGCCGGAGCTGCGCAAGCTGCAGGACCTGGTGGCGAAGTACGTGCCGGAACTGGCGGCCTGA
- a CDS encoding pyridoxal-phosphate dependent enzyme, with protein sequence MDIHENILSAIGNTPLVKLNKLVGPNDATVLVKCEFMNPGASIKDRMALYILEKAAREGKLKPGGTIVENTSGNTGMGVALAAAVKGYKCIFTMPDKMSLEKINRLKALGAQVVVTPTNVPAEDPRSYYETAKRLHRETPGAFMLNQYHNPDNIEAHYNTTGPEIFEQTEGKFDYFVAGLGTGGTMSGAGKFLKEKIPGLKNVGVDPEGSVYEGYFKTGKLTEPHVYKVEGIGEDMLCGAMDFTHLDDVRQVDDRQCFVAARRLAREEGIFAGGSSGAAIHVAVQLAKEVGKGKTIVVVLPDSGSSYISKFHSDEWMRDNGFLEDKGSGTIRDILGDHRKDVKTARRGDKVDQVVETMRGHGISQMPVVDADGRTVGMVHEYDLLNALVAGKVKFSDTIDAIIAPLQGALSLDTSIARLREVFAQDNVAVVKDGEKVVGIVTKIDLIDYLHRTAA encoded by the coding sequence ATGGACATCCACGAGAACATTCTCTCTGCCATTGGCAACACGCCGCTGGTCAAGCTCAACAAGCTCGTCGGACCGAACGACGCCACCGTGCTGGTGAAGTGCGAGTTCATGAACCCGGGCGCGTCCATCAAGGACCGCATGGCGCTCTACATCCTCGAGAAGGCCGCGCGGGAGGGGAAGCTCAAGCCCGGCGGCACCATCGTCGAGAACACGTCCGGCAACACGGGCATGGGCGTGGCGCTGGCCGCCGCGGTGAAGGGCTACAAGTGCATCTTCACCATGCCGGACAAGATGTCCCTGGAGAAGATCAACCGGCTCAAGGCCCTGGGCGCGCAGGTGGTGGTGACGCCGACGAACGTGCCGGCCGAGGACCCGCGCAGCTACTACGAGACGGCCAAGCGCCTGCACCGCGAGACGCCGGGCGCGTTCATGCTGAACCAGTACCACAACCCCGACAACATCGAGGCGCACTACAACACCACCGGTCCTGAGATCTTCGAGCAGACCGAGGGCAAGTTCGACTACTTCGTCGCGGGCCTGGGCACCGGCGGCACGATGAGCGGCGCCGGCAAGTTCCTGAAGGAGAAGATCCCCGGCCTGAAGAACGTGGGCGTGGACCCGGAAGGCTCCGTCTACGAGGGCTACTTCAAGACGGGCAAACTGACCGAGCCGCATGTCTACAAGGTCGAAGGTATCGGCGAGGACATGCTGTGCGGCGCCATGGACTTCACCCACCTGGACGACGTGCGCCAGGTCGATGACCGTCAGTGCTTCGTCGCCGCGCGCCGCCTGGCGCGTGAGGAAGGCATCTTCGCCGGCGGCTCCTCCGGCGCGGCCATCCACGTCGCGGTGCAGTTGGCCAAGGAAGTCGGCAAGGGCAAGACGATTGTCGTCGTGCTGCCGGACTCCGGCAGCAGCTACATCAGCAAGTTCCACTCCGATGAGTGGATGCGCGACAACGGCTTCCTGGAGGACAAGGGCTCCGGCACCATCCGCGACATCCTGGGCGACCACCGCAAGGACGTGAAGACGGCCCGCCGCGGCGACAAGGTGGACCAGGTGGTGGAGACGATGCGGGGCCACGGCATCAGCCAGATGCCGGTGGTGGACGCCGACGGCCGCACCGTGGGCATGGTGCACGAGTACGACCTGCTCAACGCGCTGGTGGCCGGCAAGGTGAAGTTCTCCGACACCATCGACGCCATCATCGCCCCGCTCCAGGGCGCGCTGTCGCTGGACACCAGCATCGCCCGCCTGCGCGAGGTGTTCGCCCAGGACAACGTGGCGGTGGTGAAGGACGGCGAGAAGGTCGTCGGCATCGTCACCAAGATCGACCTCATCGACTACCTGCACCGCACGGCGGCGTAG
- a CDS encoding MaoC family dehydratase, with the protein MRYFEDFQPGDVSEHGPHVVSREEIIAFATQFDPQPFHLSDEGAQGSLFGGLVASGWHTASLCHRMLVQSFLGQTSSMGSPGLDELRWLKPVRPGDELRVRVEVVLATPSRSKLDRGAVKLRMEVRNQQDEVVMTELANVLFGRRPQG; encoded by the coding sequence ATGCGCTATTTCGAGGACTTCCAGCCGGGGGACGTCAGTGAGCACGGCCCCCATGTCGTGTCGCGCGAGGAAATCATCGCCTTCGCGACGCAGTTCGACCCGCAGCCCTTCCACCTGAGCGACGAGGGCGCCCAAGGCAGCCTCTTTGGCGGATTGGTGGCCAGTGGCTGGCACACCGCGTCCCTCTGTCACCGGATGTTGGTGCAGAGCTTCCTGGGGCAGACCTCCAGCATGGGCTCGCCCGGGCTGGACGAACTGCGCTGGCTCAAGCCGGTACGGCCCGGGGATGAATTGCGCGTGCGCGTGGAGGTCGTCTTGGCCACCCCGTCGCGCAGCAAGCTGGACCGGGGCGCCGTCAAGCTGCGCATGGAGGTCCGCAACCAGCAGGACGAGGTGGTGATGACCGAGCTGGCCAACGTGCTCTTCGGCCGGCGCCCGCAGGGGTAG
- a CDS encoding cystathionine gamma-synthase, with the protein MRFDTLAIHAGQEPDPTTGAIMTPVYLTSTYVQDGPGEHKGFEYSRTQNPTRNALQDCLAALEGAKHGAAFASGLAGTAMLMHMLDAGDHVIVSDDVYGGTFRIFDKVFRRAGLHYSFVDLSKPENFEAAITPKTKMVWVESPTNPMLKLIDLARIAEVAKKRNILSVADNTFMTPYFQRPLDLGFDVVAHSTTKYINGHSDVIGGFVCTSREDVAERMYFLQNAVGGVSGAFDSFMVLRGVKTLHVRMDRHASNAMKVAQFLATHPKVKKVTYPGLESHPQHALAKQQMSGFGGMVTFDIQGGLEAARTFLKTVKVFACAESLGGVESLIEHPAIMTHASIPKESREKLGITDGFIRLSVGIEDARDLVDDLAQALDAAK; encoded by the coding sequence ATGCGCTTCGACACGCTTGCCATTCACGCCGGTCAGGAGCCGGACCCCACCACGGGCGCCATCATGACGCCCGTCTACCTGACCTCCACCTACGTCCAGGACGGCCCCGGAGAGCACAAGGGCTTCGAGTACAGCCGGACGCAGAACCCCACCCGCAACGCGCTCCAGGACTGTCTGGCCGCGCTCGAGGGCGCCAAGCACGGCGCGGCCTTCGCCTCCGGCCTGGCGGGCACGGCCATGCTGATGCACATGCTGGACGCGGGTGACCACGTCATCGTCTCGGACGATGTGTACGGCGGCACCTTCCGCATCTTCGACAAGGTGTTCCGGCGGGCCGGGCTGCACTACTCCTTCGTGGACCTGTCCAAGCCGGAGAACTTCGAGGCGGCAATCACGCCGAAGACGAAGATGGTGTGGGTGGAGTCCCCCACCAACCCGATGCTCAAGCTCATCGACCTGGCGCGCATCGCCGAGGTCGCCAAGAAGCGGAACATCCTCTCCGTCGCGGACAACACGTTCATGACGCCGTACTTCCAGCGCCCGCTGGACCTCGGCTTCGACGTGGTGGCGCACTCCACCACCAAGTACATCAACGGCCACAGCGACGTTATCGGCGGCTTCGTCTGCACCAGCCGCGAGGACGTGGCTGAGCGGATGTACTTCCTCCAGAACGCGGTGGGCGGCGTGTCCGGCGCCTTCGACAGCTTCATGGTGCTGCGCGGCGTGAAGACGCTGCACGTGCGCATGGACCGCCACGCCTCCAACGCGATGAAGGTGGCGCAGTTCCTGGCAACCCACCCGAAGGTGAAGAAGGTCACCTACCCGGGCCTGGAGTCGCACCCTCAGCATGCCCTGGCCAAGCAGCAGATGTCCGGCTTCGGCGGCATGGTGACGTTCGACATCCAGGGCGGCCTGGAGGCGGCCCGCACGTTCCTCAAGACGGTGAAGGTGTTCGCCTGCGCCGAGTCGCTGGGCGGCGTCGAGTCGCTCATCGAGCACCCAGCCATCATGACCCACGCCTCCATCCCCAAGGAGTCGCGCGAGAAGCTCGGCATCACCGACGGCTTCATCCGCCTGTCGGTGGGTATCGAGGACGCCCGGGACTTGGTGGACGACCTGGCCCAGGCGCTCGACGCCGCGAAGTGA
- a CDS encoding crotonase/enoyl-CoA hydratase family protein: MSVRVEKSGPVTTVILHRPEVRNAVDGVTAQALADAFRAFDADPDAKVGVLHGDGGTFCAGADLKAVSEGRLPRLELDGDGPMGPSRMLLSKPVIASIGGHAVAGGLELALWCDLRVAEEDAVLGVFCRRWGVPLIDGGTLRLPRLIGLSRALDLILTGRPVPAQEALAMGLVNRVVPRGQAREAAEALAREVAAFPQACMKADRRSAYEQGGLGLEEALRQEFSRGVKVLESESLAGATRFAQGAGRHGKFE, from the coding sequence ATGAGCGTGCGCGTCGAGAAGAGCGGCCCCGTCACCACCGTCATCCTGCACCGCCCGGAGGTGCGCAACGCCGTGGACGGCGTCACCGCCCAGGCGCTGGCGGACGCCTTCCGGGCCTTCGACGCGGACCCGGACGCGAAGGTGGGCGTGCTCCACGGGGACGGCGGCACCTTCTGCGCGGGCGCGGACCTGAAGGCCGTGTCGGAGGGGCGGCTGCCCCGGTTGGAGCTGGATGGCGACGGCCCCATGGGCCCCTCGCGCATGCTGCTGTCCAAGCCCGTCATCGCGTCCATTGGCGGGCATGCGGTGGCGGGTGGACTGGAGCTGGCCCTGTGGTGCGACCTGCGCGTGGCGGAAGAGGACGCGGTGCTGGGCGTCTTCTGCCGGCGCTGGGGTGTGCCCCTCATCGACGGCGGCACGCTGCGGCTGCCCCGGCTCATTGGCCTGTCGCGGGCGCTGGACCTCATCCTCACCGGCAGGCCCGTCCCCGCACAGGAGGCGCTGGCCATGGGGCTGGTGAACCGCGTGGTGCCCCGGGGACAGGCGCGCGAGGCGGCCGAGGCACTGGCGCGGGAGGTGGCCGCGTTCCCCCAGGCGTGCATGAAGGCGGACCGGCGCTCGGCCTATGAGCAGGGGGGCCTGGGCCTGGAGGAAGCACTGCGTCAGGAATTCTCGCGCGGCGTCAAGGTGCTGGAGTCGGAGTCCCTCGCCGGCGCCACGCGATTTGCCCAGGGGGCGGGGCGTCACGGGAAGTTCGAATAG
- a CDS encoding class I SAM-dependent methyltransferase, with the protein MVDTDGNQGSHDANGPSGMFANRLRKGDKRFRKWARTQGLTAFRVYDRDIPEYPFAIDIYGDCVHVVEYPRRRAIASGAADAQREEVLAAVSQALAVPPERIFVKTHTPQPWGRSQYGRVGQDSGRLVVEEQGLKFWVNLGDYLDTGLFMDHRNTRARVREEARGKRFLNLFAYTGAFTVYAAAGGAASTMTVDLSNTYLDWAEDNLELNGLADARHVLVRADAKAWVEAQAGAPERYDLVVCDPPSFSTSKKMSGSFNVQRDHPRLLAAIRALLAPGGVLYFSNNFLGFQLDPKATRGMEVEEITPRSIPEDFQRKEIHRCWRMVAP; encoded by the coding sequence ATGGTGGATACAGACGGGAATCAGGGCTCTCACGACGCGAACGGCCCATCGGGCATGTTCGCCAACCGCCTGCGCAAGGGCGACAAGCGCTTCCGCAAGTGGGCCCGGACGCAGGGCCTGACGGCCTTCCGCGTCTACGACAGGGACATCCCCGAGTACCCCTTCGCCATCGACATCTACGGCGACTGCGTCCACGTGGTGGAGTACCCCCGCCGGCGCGCGATTGCCTCCGGCGCCGCGGACGCGCAGCGGGAGGAGGTCCTCGCCGCGGTGTCACAGGCGCTGGCCGTCCCGCCCGAGCGCATCTTCGTGAAAACCCACACGCCCCAGCCCTGGGGCCGCTCCCAGTACGGCCGGGTGGGACAGGACAGCGGGCGCCTGGTGGTGGAGGAGCAGGGCCTGAAGTTCTGGGTGAACCTGGGCGACTACCTGGACACCGGCCTGTTCATGGACCACCGCAACACCCGCGCGCGCGTGCGGGAGGAGGCCCGGGGCAAGCGCTTCCTCAACCTCTTCGCGTACACCGGGGCCTTCACCGTCTACGCCGCCGCCGGGGGCGCCGCGAGCACGATGACGGTGGACCTGTCCAACACGTACCTGGACTGGGCTGAGGACAACCTGGAGCTCAACGGGCTGGCCGACGCGCGCCATGTCCTGGTGCGCGCGGACGCCAAGGCCTGGGTGGAAGCGCAGGCCGGCGCGCCGGAGCGGTACGACCTGGTGGTGTGCGACCCGCCGTCCTTCTCCACGTCGAAGAAGATGTCGGGCAGCTTCAACGTGCAGCGCGACCACCCTCGCCTGCTGGCCGCCATCCGGGCGCTGCTGGCGCCCGGCGGCGTCCTCTACTTCTCCAACAACTTCCTGGGGTTCCAACTGGACCCGAAGGCCACGCGGGGGATGGAGGTGGAGGAAATCACCCCGCGCTCCATCCCCGAGGACTTCCAGCGCAAGGAGATCCACCGCTGCTGGCGCATGGTGGCTCCCTGA
- a CDS encoding RNA polymerase sigma factor, with protein MFLRGARSFAHATSLPEARTGTATSGAPALDESRLQGLVRRIQDGDLTAFEQLYALTHADASRTLWHLVGNRVDVEDLLQEAYIRLLTAVKGYRGESKFRTFFYRVCSNVALSHLRWKRRRPEDSFGELPETEAHGEDPERAAARRQAARLVELALEKLKPKKRIVFVYYELCGMSPDEIAEAVGSSPNTVRSRLHHARLEFNEAMQRLLGESRSGGSHGAP; from the coding sequence GTGTTCCTGCGTGGAGCCCGCTCATTCGCGCACGCCACCAGCCTCCCGGAGGCGCGAACGGGCACCGCCACGTCTGGCGCGCCCGCGTTGGATGAATCACGGCTCCAGGGATTGGTCCGCCGCATCCAGGACGGGGACCTGACCGCCTTCGAACAGCTCTACGCCCTCACGCACGCGGACGCGTCCCGGACGCTGTGGCACCTCGTGGGAAACCGCGTGGACGTGGAGGACCTCCTTCAAGAGGCCTACATCCGGCTGCTCACGGCCGTGAAGGGCTACCGGGGCGAGTCCAAGTTCCGGACCTTCTTCTACCGGGTGTGCTCGAACGTGGCCCTGTCCCACCTGCGCTGGAAACGCCGCAGGCCCGAGGACAGCTTCGGGGAGCTGCCGGAGACAGAGGCCCACGGGGAGGACCCGGAACGCGCCGCGGCGAGGCGTCAGGCGGCGCGGCTGGTGGAGCTGGCTCTGGAGAAGTTGAAGCCGAAGAAGCGCATCGTCTTCGTCTACTACGAGCTGTGTGGAATGAGCCCGGACGAGATCGCCGAGGCCGTGGGAAGCTCGCCCAACACCGTCCGCAGCCGGCTGCACCACGCGCGGCTGGAGTTCAACGAAGCCATGCAGCGTCTGCTCGGCGAAAGCCGTTCTGGAGGTTCCCATGGCGCACCCTGA
- a CDS encoding FecR domain-containing protein, with translation MAHPEHLALWALAAGELDAEARVRVEAHVADCEACAQALEQVRQSRAVLQDARDVSPAMRTNVMSERLRSEAARRLGGSRPTVRWPWAVALAGTCAVLLVLWLVRAPAGLGGADGLVAERPAREAGSLPARGTTGRATTDVPDGTAHGEDVLPGGIAQAPPLNDEPTGGDTPPGERVAIVEAERTATSGAVIRETGGQERALAPGMRLRSGTAVRTPARSSAMLRLPDESRVRLSAGSEVELSRAESRDVHLTVKQGRLSVEASHAERHGFLVEAAGMRVSVVGTVFTVERTKDGAAVAVAEGQVRVEADGQPARLVSAGERLELHSQKHTLSPRKMSKPDLRAFAELREPAVTEPVRPSATRPVQKTEAPRASPDTTQGGITGVPPGPLAPADPPPTTPGAIAAATPGTQPPTTPEATSAVTPGTQPEAISAVTPGPSAPPPANALAPVGAAGNAALAPPAPVDPGQEFAPYPLPSVNPPRPPPRRRNPRWWPRRFRRSASR, from the coding sequence ATGGCGCACCCTGAGCACCTCGCGCTGTGGGCCCTGGCCGCGGGTGAGCTGGACGCGGAGGCTCGCGTCCGTGTGGAAGCGCACGTCGCGGACTGTGAGGCGTGCGCCCAGGCCCTGGAACAGGTCCGCCAGTCCCGCGCCGTGCTGCAGGACGCGCGTGATGTGTCACCCGCGATGCGCACGAACGTGATGAGCGAGCGGCTGCGCTCGGAGGCCGCGCGACGGCTGGGGGGCTCCCGCCCGACGGTCCGTTGGCCGTGGGCGGTGGCCCTCGCCGGGACCTGCGCGGTGCTGCTGGTGCTGTGGCTGGTCCGTGCTCCGGCGGGTCTCGGCGGCGCGGATGGGCTCGTGGCGGAGCGCCCTGCGCGCGAGGCTGGCTCCCTGCCAGCGCGAGGAACGACGGGGCGCGCGACGACAGATGTACCGGATGGCACCGCACACGGAGAGGACGTGCTCCCTGGGGGCATCGCCCAGGCGCCTCCGCTGAACGATGAACCGACTGGCGGCGACACCCCACCGGGAGAGCGCGTGGCCATCGTGGAGGCCGAGCGTACCGCCACCTCCGGTGCCGTCATCCGGGAGACCGGAGGACAGGAACGCGCCTTGGCACCGGGCATGCGGCTGCGGTCGGGCACGGCGGTGCGAACCCCCGCCCGGTCCAGCGCGATGCTGCGCCTGCCCGACGAGAGCCGGGTGAGGCTGTCCGCGGGCTCGGAGGTGGAGCTCTCCCGGGCGGAGTCCCGCGACGTCCACCTCACGGTGAAGCAGGGACGCCTCTCCGTGGAAGCGTCACACGCGGAGCGGCACGGCTTCCTCGTCGAGGCCGCGGGCATGCGCGTGTCCGTGGTGGGAACCGTCTTCACGGTGGAACGGACGAAGGATGGCGCGGCGGTGGCCGTGGCCGAGGGCCAGGTCCGTGTCGAGGCGGACGGTCAGCCCGCGCGGCTGGTCAGCGCGGGGGAGCGGCTGGAGCTCCACTCGCAAAAGCACACGCTGAGCCCACGGAAGATGTCGAAGCCGGACCTGCGGGCGTTCGCGGAGCTGCGCGAGCCCGCCGTCACGGAGCCGGTGCGGCCCAGCGCCACGCGCCCCGTGCAGAAGACCGAAGCACCGCGCGCGTCGCCAGACACCACGCAGGGTGGCATCACGGGGGTGCCCCCCGGTCCGCTCGCGCCGGCCGACCCGCCGCCAACCACTCCAGGCGCCATCGCCGCGGCCACGCCAGGGACGCAGCCCCCAACGACGCCGGAAGCCACGTCGGCGGTGACGCCCGGAACGCAGCCTGAAGCCATCTCGGCGGTGACGCCCGGTCCGAGTGCGCCACCTCCCGCCAATGCCCTGGCGCCGGTGGGCGCCGCTGGCAACGCGGCACTGGCGCCTCCAGCCCCCGTGGACCCCGGCCAGGAGTTCGCGCCCTACCCGCTCCCATCGGTGAATCCCCCGCGCCCGCCGCCCCGGAGGCGCAACCCGAGGTGGTGGCCAAGAAGGTTCCGAAGAAGCGCGAGCCGCTGA
- a CDS encoding tetratricopeptide repeat protein, giving the protein MAKKVPKKREPLIPMALVSKNADERFLGYARIQISSRKCENFLVGLEEIAERSPRKAHREQARYLRARCFEEKLESHRARDEYRIYLQEFPRGKYIKEARAALLP; this is encoded by the coding sequence GTGGCCAAGAAGGTTCCGAAGAAGCGCGAGCCGCTGATTCCCATGGCCCTGGTCTCGAAGAACGCGGACGAGCGGTTCCTGGGCTACGCCCGGATTCAAATCAGCTCGCGCAAGTGTGAGAACTTCCTCGTGGGCCTGGAGGAGATTGCCGAGCGCAGCCCGCGCAAGGCCCACCGGGAGCAGGCTCGCTACCTGCGGGCGCGGTGCTTCGAGGAGAAGCTCGAATCCCACCGGGCCCGGGACGAGTACCGCATCTACCTCCAGGAGTTCCCGCGCGGGAAATACATCAAGGAGGCCCGCGCGGCCTTGCTGCCCTGA
- a CDS encoding tRNA-uridine aminocarboxypropyltransferase: MAVRNLCLRCRRPESTCYCAQLPPRLETRTRVVFLQHPRESRVAIGTARMAHLSLSNSELHEGVDFTGHARLEALAAQPESVAVLFPGEDAITVEEASLNPPKTLIVVDGTWPQAKKVVSRNPVLAGLPRIGFVPRRPSNYRIRAEPADHCVSTIEAVVEMLGILEGDPARFDTMLRAFEYMVDTQLERQSTRTSPNRRRIYFGPWRPPLELRSLAERFEKLVLFYGEANAHPAGGDEFPTELVHAVACRPSTGERFEAVIAPEQPLAYSTPLHVELSEDVLRAGEPRLEAMNRFEAFLRPDDELAVWTTFALDLLWAGGISRRPSSSVRLATARALKGKAGGVEQAMELLRGPDVEQWAPGRAGRRIRALESVVRELVARGNATEPPQKLPRTGTEG; the protein is encoded by the coding sequence GTGGCCGTGCGTAACCTCTGTCTGCGTTGTCGTCGTCCCGAGAGCACGTGTTATTGCGCGCAGTTGCCGCCCCGGCTGGAGACGCGCACGCGCGTGGTGTTCCTCCAGCACCCGCGTGAGAGCCGCGTCGCCATTGGCACCGCGCGCATGGCCCACCTGTCGCTGAGCAACTCGGAGCTGCACGAGGGCGTCGACTTCACCGGCCACGCGCGGTTGGAAGCGCTGGCGGCCCAGCCGGAGTCGGTGGCCGTGCTGTTCCCGGGCGAGGACGCCATCACGGTGGAGGAGGCGAGCCTCAATCCGCCCAAGACGCTCATCGTGGTGGATGGCACCTGGCCACAGGCGAAGAAGGTCGTCTCGCGCAACCCGGTGCTGGCGGGCCTGCCGCGCATCGGCTTCGTGCCGCGCCGACCGAGCAACTACCGCATTCGCGCGGAGCCCGCGGACCACTGCGTGTCCACCATCGAGGCGGTGGTGGAGATGCTGGGCATCCTGGAAGGTGACCCGGCGCGCTTCGACACCATGCTGCGGGCGTTCGAGTACATGGTGGACACGCAGTTGGAGCGGCAGTCGACGCGGACGTCGCCCAACCGGCGCCGCATCTACTTCGGGCCGTGGCGTCCGCCCCTGGAGCTGCGCTCACTGGCCGAGCGCTTCGAGAAGCTGGTCCTCTTCTACGGCGAGGCCAACGCGCACCCGGCGGGCGGCGACGAGTTTCCCACCGAGCTGGTGCACGCGGTGGCGTGCCGACCGTCCACAGGCGAGCGCTTCGAGGCTGTCATCGCGCCCGAGCAGCCGCTGGCCTACAGTACGCCGCTGCACGTGGAGCTGTCCGAGGACGTCCTCCGCGCGGGCGAGCCCCGGCTGGAGGCGATGAATCGCTTCGAGGCCTTCCTCCGTCCCGACGACGAGCTGGCGGTGTGGACGACCTTCGCGTTGGATTTGTTGTGGGCGGGTGGCATCTCCCGGCGGCCGTCAAGCAGCGTGCGGCTGGCCACGGCGCGCGCGTTGAAGGGCAAGGCGGGCGGGGTGGAGCAGGCGATGGAGCTGCTCCGAGGGCCGGACGTGGAGCAGTGGGCCCCGGGCCGGGCGGGCCGTCGCATTCGCGCGCTGGAGTCCGTGGTGCGTGAGCTGGTGGCGCGAGGCAACGCCACCGAGCCACCGCAGAAGCTGCCGCGCACGGGCACCGAGGGCTGA